In Passer domesticus isolate bPasDom1 chromosome 9, bPasDom1.hap1, whole genome shotgun sequence, a genomic segment contains:
- the LOC135308362 gene encoding PHD finger protein 7-like, whose protein sequence is MCCKEDCERWFHLPCAKEGGCVNQYITPYSSYCPEHRPEQEVQATPEPGTDCLICMEPVEDRKTFETMVCPTCKRAWFHRDCIQGQAMRAGALFFQCPLCRDSGEFAVEMFFMGIRVPFRQPTWEDNDAFAYLGERHSMCNARECLYPGGREEAEHEGPWQLLLCSSCAAEGTHRRCSGLRKKTYIWECDSCAGLGTSSRDEPELSGPSLARQSGQESAHGSSESQDIRPSSGTPVPSGLASPSPSPETSSQNSQQQPASQQSLPSSLLDTSSPSRSRPTYSSSPDPEDRLHSRRAGPDRRRNSSGPQASGSSESTCPVQESA, encoded by the exons CTCCTACTGCCCCGAGCACCGTCcagagcaggaggtgcaggCGACTCCAGAGCCGGGCACCGATTGCCTCATCTGCATGGAGCCTGTGGAGGATAGAAAGACCTTTGAAACCATGGTGTGCCCAACGTGTAAAAGAGCCTGGTTCCACAGGGACTGCATCCAG ggacaggccatgcgCGCTGGTGCTTTATTCTTCCAGTGCCCCCTCTGCAGAGACAGCGGGGAATTCGCTGTTGAAATGTTCTTCATGGGGATCAGAGTCCCCTTCAG ACAGCCAACATGGGAGGACAACGATGCCTTTGCTTATCTAGGAGAGAGGCACAGCATGTGCAATGCCAGGGAATGCCTTTACcctggaggcagggaggaggcagagcatgaggg gccctggcaattgctcctgtgctcctcctgtgctgctgagggcaccCACAGGCGCTGCTCTGGCCTGAGAAAAAAGACATACATATGGGAGTGTGACAGCTGTGCTGGTCTTGGAACGT CCTCCAGGGATGAGCCAGAGCTCAgtggccccagcctggccagacaGTCAGGACAGGAATCTGCTCATGGCTCCTCAGAATCCCAGGACATCAGGCCCAGCTCCGGCACGCCGGTGCCATCGGGGCTGGCTTCCCCGTCTCCATCTCCAGAGACCAGCAGCCAAAACAGCCAGCAACAGCCAGCATCACAGCAGTCACTGCCATCTTCCTTGCTggacaccagcagccccagcagatcaAGGCCAACATACAGCAGCTCCCCGGACCCTGAGGACAGGCTCCATTCCAGACGTGCTGGGCCTGACCGCAGGCGAAACAGCTCTGGCCCGCAAG CAAGTGGGAGCTCAGAGTCCACGTGTCCGGTCCAGGAGTCggcgtga
- the LOC135308363 gene encoding PHD finger protein 7-like, which yields MCCKEDCERWFHLPCAKEGGCVNQYITPYSSYCPEHRPEQEVQATPEPGTDCLICMEPVEDRKTFETMVCPTCKRAWFHRDCIQGQAMRAGALFFQCPLCRDSGEFAVEMFFMGIRVPFRQPTWEDNDAFAYLGERHSMCNARECLYPGGREEAEHEGPWQLLLCSSCAAEGTHRRCSGLRKKTYIWECDSCAGLGTSSRDEPELSGPSLARQSGQESAHGSSESQDIRPSSGTPVPSGLASPSPSPETSSQNSQQQPASQQSLPSSLLDTSSPSRSRPTYSSSPDPEDRLHSRRAGPDRRRNSSGPQDIPQTQPLPAAGSGPESTCPVQA from the exons ATGTGCTGCAAGGAGGACTGCGAGAGATGGTTCCACCTGCCCTGCGCCAAGGAGGGTGGCTGCGTCAATCAGTACATCACTCCATACAG CTCCTACTGCCCCGAGCACCGTCcagagcaggaggtgcaggCGACTCCAGAGCCGGGCACCGATTGCCTCATCTGCATGGAGCCTGTGGAGGATAGAAAGACCTTTGAAACCATGGTGTGCCCAACGTGTAAAAGAGCCTGGTTCCACAGGGACTGCATCCAG ggacaggccatgcgCGCTGGTGCTTTATTCTTCCAGTGCCCCCTCTGCAGAGACAGCGGGGAATTCGCTGTTGAAATGTTCTTCATGGGGATCAGAGTCCCCTTCAG ACAGCCAACATGGGAGGACAACGATGCCTTTGCTTATCTAGGAGAGAGGCACAGCATGTGCAATGCCAGGGAATGCCTTTACcctggaggcagggaggaggcagagcatgaggg gccctggcaattgctcctgtgctcctcctgtgctgctgagggcaccCACAGGCGCTGCTCTGGCCTGAGAAAAAAGACATACATATGGGAGTGTGACAGCTGTGCTGGTCTTGGAACGT CCTCCAGGGATGAGCCAGAGCTCAgtggccccagcctggccagacaGTCAGGACAGGAATCTGCTCATGGCTCCTCAGAATCCCAGGACATCAGGCCCAGCTCCGGCACGCCGGTGCCATCGGGGCTGGCTTCCCCGTCTCCATCTCCAGAGACCAGCAGCCAAAACAGCCAGCAACAGCCAGCATCACAGCAGTCACTGCCATCTTCCTTGCTggacaccagcagccccagcagatcaAGGCCAACATACAGCAGCTCCCCGGACCCTGAGGACAGGCTCCATTCCAGACGTGCTGGGCCTGACCGCAGGCGAAACAGCTCTGGCCCGCAAG ACATCCCCCAGACACAGCCACTGCCGGCAGCAGGGTCGGGCCCAGAGTCCACGTGTCCGGTCCAggcgtga